The stretch of DNA TGCGCCTAGGGTTTGTAAAACACGTATAACCACACAATAATGATACGTTTCGTATAACATTTCATTGGTGTAATCTGACCGAAAAATTCTCAGTTGTTGCAAATATTCGTGTAATAAATTTGTTTTTTTCTGATCAGAAAAATTGGCTTTAGCTTGCCAAATCAGTGATACCAAATCATACAATATCGGCCCCTTTAATCCTCCCTGGTAATCGATAAACATAGGTGTGTTTTGCTTAATCATGATATTTCTCGACTGGAAATCTCTGAATATAAATCCTTTGGGCTCGAGCCTTTCGAAATCAAGAGAAAACTTTTCGAAATCATGTAGTAAAGCATTAGGGGTGAATGGGATAGATAAAGCGTCTAGAAAATAAAACTTAAATTGAAATAAATCTCGTAAAGACAAAACCTGATCGAAATCTTGATAACTATAACAACGGTTATAATCAATTAGTTGATGTAGCCCAAGCTGACATTCGATGAGTTTTGTGATAACTTTTCGGTATAAATTATCGACATCAGGTGAGTTTTCTTTCACCAAATCCATCAAAGAAGTCGTCCCTAAATCTTCTTGAATATACAAGTCTTTGTCTGTATTAATTTGATAAACCTTAGGTGCAATTTCTGGATACACTCGATCGAGTAATTGAGTGAAATAGAAAAAGGTTTTATTCTCAGCAACATCCGAAGAATAGGTAAGAATTTTAGAACCGTTCTCATCCCAAAAACGATAATAACTTCTATTCGAGCCACTTTCTGCTAATTTTTCTAAAGAGTTTGCGGCTTTCTGACCATAATTTTCTTCTACGAAAGAATAAATTTTTTCTGCAATCATGAGAAACCAAAATTACGTAAAAATCTGCAATTTAGCGTACAGTTGTATGGGTAAAATCGGTCGGTCGCTTTTGCATTACTGGTAAAAATTTGTTGGTAAAAGAAAATGGCAAAATAAACTATATTATTAGGCCTATTTTTGTGCCGATAGAAAAAAGTATTCAATCTTTATGAAAAATCGCCGGTCTGCATATGTTTGCAGGTTTTTCGGTTTTGATTAGTCGATTTTCTCAAAAATTAGTTATCATTCACTCCTTATTCTATGCGTTAATTATTCTGTGTTTTGAACTTTTTCTACGTGTTTTCGGAACGATAAGTACTTTGTATTTCGTTCTATTTTGATAGGAGTAGGGATTTGTATCGGAAATGTGATTCCACCAGGTTATATCAAAAAATAGATTTCCTAAACATATTGGTCTAATGACTGGTATTTTCGCCGTTGCCACGAATTTTACAGCTGCTTTTGCGTCAGGCTATGGCACAAAGATTGGCAAATGGACTGGTTTTGGGTGGAAAACTTCGATGGGTATTTGGTTGATTTCAGGTTTGTTAGCTTTGTTGGTAATCGGATTAGAGTTGCTTTTTACCAAAATCAATAATCTTTCGGGTAAATTACCCGTTCTACACTTAAACCTAAATCTTTTCCGCTTTTCTCATGCGTGGAATATTAGTTTTTATGGGTATCCAATCGTTATTTTATTATAG from Weeksella virosa DSM 16922 encodes:
- a CDS encoding aminoglycoside phosphotransferase family protein, producing the protein MIAEKIYSFVEENYGQKAANSLEKLAESGSNRSYYRFWDENGSKILTYSSDVAENKTFFYFTQLLDRVYPEIAPKVYQINTDKDLYIQEDLGTTSLMDLVKENSPDVDNLYRKVITKLIECQLGLHQLIDYNRCYSYQDFDQVLSLRDLFQFKFYFLDALSIPFTPNALLHDFEKFSLDFERLEPKGFIFRDFQSRNIMIKQNTPMFIDYQGGLKGPILYDLVSLIWQAKANFSDQKKTNLLHEYLQQLRIFRSDYTNEMLYETYHYCVVIRVLQTLGAYGLRGLIERKPHFLDSIQFGLENLKKIVDFPILKKYPALLSIIHQSTLPETTYQIKQIIHGHTTQH